tgaatttcttcaaaatccACGCACTTTCTTTGGAATAGGTGAACTTTTGTTTCTAAATAATTCTTTTTTTGGTTGAGGAACAACTTTTTTTAATTTGATTAACTTTTTTAACGttgagaacattttttcaaaatcattgaaACTTTTCAAGTTCAATGATTTTTTCCCCAAATTCAATGAATTTTTCTTAAACTTGATGAACTTTTTAgcatcgatgattttttttgaagtACGTGAACTTTTCTTTAAAATCAGTGAAATTTTGTGAATTCCCTTTTTTTGCGATTTCTTTTTGCCAAAATGCAATCTAGCGAACCAGGAAAATAAATATGCGAAATTTAAATGGGCCGGCCCACCAGCGTCGCTGCGTGGGCGCCAGAAGTAGCAAGGTACCGTGGGAGGCCGGTTCTGGTCCGTTTAGCCCAGGACGGGCGTGCCAGgctcccagcccatctcgccaggTTTGGTTGTGAGTTTGTGACCTTCGTCTTCGACTCTTCGTCCTGACCAAACCCTGAATCAGAACATCCTCACCGCATACCACTCTTCCCTTTCCCCGTAATATCAAAGAACCCCCAAATCAGACCCCTCCAACGACTCCCCATACTCCCCATCTCATCCGTTCCCTTGAAGAGAGCTGCAGCGGCgtcatgggtggcggtggcgcaGCCGCGGATGGCGACGGGTGGGCAGATCAGGACCAGGGCAACGGCGGGAGCCGCGGCGGTGGTGAGGCGAAGCGGTCGGAGATCTATACCTACGAGGCCGGGTGGCACATCTACGGTATGAACTGGAGCGTGCGGCGCGACAAGAAGTACCGGCTCGCCATCGCAAGTCTTCTCGAGCAGCTCGTTAATCGCGTCGAGGTGGTCCAGCTCGACGAGTCCACAGGTGACATCGCCCCCGTGCTCTCCTTCGACCACCCTTTCCCTCCCACCAAGACCATGTTCGTCCCGGACCCCCAAGGCCTCCGCCCCGATCTGCTTGCCACCTCTGCAGACCTCCTTCGTATATGGcgcatcacggacgacgacgccgctgccccggGCGCTGCCGACTCCAACAATGGCTCCGTCCGCTGCAACGGCGTGGGCGGCCCCGCTGGTCAGCAGCCGGGCGTCAAGCTGTGCTGCGAGCTCAACGGCAACCGCAACAGCGACTTCTGCGGCCCGCTCACCTCCTTTGACTGGAACGACGCCGACCCACGCCGCATCGGAACATCATCCATCGATACCACATGCACCATCTGGGACGTTGAACGTGAGGTAGTCGACACCCAGCTCATAGCCCATGACAAGGAGGTCTATGACATAGCCTGGGGTGGAGCTGGTGTCTTTGCATCCGTTTCTGCAGACGGCTCGGTCCGCGTGTTTGATCTTCGGGACAAGGAGCATTCCACAATCATTTATGAGAGTAGTTCTGGTGGCGGCTCCAATTCTGCTGTTACGGACGGGGGGTCTGTGTCGCCGACACCATTGGTTAGGCTGGGGTGGAACAAGCAGGACCCAAGGTATATGGCAACAATCATCATGGATAGCCCCAAGGTGGTTGTGCTTGATATTCGCTACCCAACATTGCCTGTCGTTGAACTCCACCGCCATCATGCTCCTGTCAATGCAATCGCATGGGCACCTCACTCTTCTTGCCACATTTGCACAGCTGGGGATGACTCGCAAGCACTGATATGGGACCTGTCTTCCATGGGCACGGGTAACAATAGCGGTGGCAATGGAAATGGCAATGCTGCTGCAGCTGCAGCTGCAGCAGCAGAGGGTGGTCTTGACCCTATATTGGCTTACACTGCAGGGGCGGAGGTGGAGCAGCTGCAGTGGTCAGCTACCCAGCCTGACTGGGTTGCCATTGTATTCGCTAATAAACTGCAGATTCTCAGGGTCTGATTTCTTCATTCTAGCTATACCAATGGTGGGGTAGAAAGAGGAAAGAAGCCCATCATGGATGATGAGAATTCAGGCAATGGGAGGATGGTAATTTTGCTTTTGCTTCAGTGATGTATGTTGCACACAGCTGATATGTGTGCTGAGTTGCTGATAGAAATGATGGTTCACTAGTTAGAAGCTGGAATTGATAATGAACTGAGTTGTTAAGACTAATTAGTGCTGTAGGATTAGTGTTGGTGATACTGAACTAAATCGCTGTTATTTAAATTGCCCGACTCTAGTACTGCTGTTAACTTGCTTATTGCTGCAATTGTCACAAACTTCTGTGTGTGCTTATGTTGTTTCAGTCCCTTGATATCTTTTATGTTGTGTCATTTTTGTATTTAGGGCTGGTATTAACAAACTTGTTTTAATTGTTCATTTAGCTGaactttgccattttgttcagttTGCATCCCATTACTCATTGTTTAGTTAGTAGGTACTCGTAAGAATATTAGGTGGTTGTTTATCCTTTCATTTTGGGTTGCTATTTCTATTTGCTGGTGTAGGTGACTTTGCATGTGGTTGATAAGAAATGGCTTCTGTTGATTTGACGCAGCAGAGAAATGGAAAAGCCATTGTTTTCCAAGGAAGGCAAAATATAGTACTCTGCAAGTTTTCACTTTGGCTTCATTTCAGTTTACCTCTAGTATTTGAGCTCTCATAAGTTTTCTTTAGTTGTTTCTTTGTGTGATGACAATTATACGTTTCGGCTAGACAAGAAATGAGTGCATCCCCAGAATCTGTAACTATACTACATTAGAGGACATGTAGTATGTGAGCTCGAGCTCACATACACCCTTTGCTACAGTACATATGATTTTTTTTAACTGATTTTTTGGCGATAGACATTGATGTGTTATTCACATGTGTGCAAATTTTCATGATGAAATGACATTCATGAAGATCtaggcaaaacaaataaaattgatgCTTGAGAAAGACTGTTTCCGGAAGCATTTTGGAACAGCGTTTTTTTCAA
This genomic stretch from Hordeum vulgare subsp. vulgare chromosome 6H, MorexV3_pseudomolecules_assembly, whole genome shotgun sequence harbors:
- the LOC123401825 gene encoding WD repeat-containing protein LWD1-like; this encodes MGGGGAAADGDGWADQDQGNGGSRGGGEAKRSEIYTYEAGWHIYGMNWSVRRDKKYRLAIASLLEQLVNRVEVVQLDESTGDIAPVLSFDHPFPPTKTMFVPDPQGLRPDLLATSADLLRIWRITDDDAAAPGAADSNNGSVRCNGVGGPAGQQPGVKLCCELNGNRNSDFCGPLTSFDWNDADPRRIGTSSIDTTCTIWDVEREVVDTQLIAHDKEVYDIAWGGAGVFASVSADGSVRVFDLRDKEHSTIIYESSSGGGSNSAVTDGGSVSPTPLVRLGWNKQDPRYMATIIMDSPKVVVLDIRYPTLPVVELHRHHAPVNAIAWAPHSSCHICTAGDDSQALIWDLSSMGTGNNSGGNGNGNAAAAAAAAAEGGLDPILAYTAGAEVEQLQWSATQPDWVAIVFANKLQILRV